From a single Bremerella alba genomic region:
- a CDS encoding PilW family protein, translated as MWNTRTPHIATQTRGLTLVEMLMATALTLIMFAAVAQIFGMMGTAMRDARATIELSGNLRSVSTHLQNDLDNVSVDVLPWVQPGANQGYFEIIEGPDRDVDFATSDIIDDTEFPDFAGVNGGLTGDADDVICFTAYSKDQPFVGLIQGELMPNVGGYTNVIPHKFWVDRTDLSLFTTITSHYAEIVYFTKHTPVEDTNANGQRDADETVTLYRRVLLIRPDIFVGNPNTMAPPASHTLTYAEAMNYYDLSMWSASNSEWQTNSLEDLQSRDRRVAHAPYAADGIQVDEDSGGTAINLQVGGAGAGFDPAPLRPHALLTFEQLNHALQWSPSGTNNRDRTGEDVMLTNTLAFDVRIFDPIAAVGRDAATSSLSLAPGDPGYGAADFTDAMQGAFVDLNWSRTSPTAGTDYYNQTFQNFPNTKSQLNNVTIYGGNSSSIFGSTTPTTKAILNSSFFLQNPTMLSTGSLNYAYYDTWPFYYEVDGVDQNGDGVIDEGTNGFDDDGDDIVDEHFASDLNDDGDTSDAGEESELETEPPYSKALRAVSVTVRVIEEGTRQVRQDTIVADFLPE; from the coding sequence ATGTGGAATACTCGTACACCGCACATCGCTACCCAAACACGCGGGCTGACGCTCGTCGAAATGTTGATGGCGACCGCGTTGACCTTGATCATGTTCGCCGCCGTGGCCCAGATCTTCGGCATGATGGGTACGGCAATGCGAGACGCCCGAGCCACGATTGAACTTTCCGGCAACCTGCGTAGCGTTTCGACCCACCTTCAGAATGACCTGGACAACGTCTCAGTCGACGTGCTGCCGTGGGTTCAACCAGGTGCCAATCAGGGTTATTTCGAGATCATTGAAGGGCCTGATCGCGATGTCGATTTTGCGACGTCTGATATCATCGATGACACCGAGTTCCCCGATTTTGCCGGAGTGAATGGAGGTCTGACGGGTGATGCCGATGACGTTATTTGCTTTACGGCCTATAGCAAAGACCAGCCGTTTGTCGGTTTAATCCAAGGGGAGTTGATGCCTAACGTTGGTGGATATACCAATGTCATTCCCCATAAATTCTGGGTTGATCGCACCGATCTTTCCCTGTTCACGACCATTACCTCTCACTATGCGGAGATCGTTTACTTCACAAAGCATACTCCGGTAGAGGACACCAACGCTAATGGTCAGCGCGACGCCGACGAAACGGTCACACTTTACCGCCGTGTCTTGTTAATTCGGCCCGATATTTTTGTTGGTAATCCGAACACAATGGCGCCCCCTGCTTCTCATACACTCACTTATGCAGAGGCGATGAATTATTACGACCTCTCGATGTGGTCGGCCAGCAATAGTGAATGGCAAACCAACTCGCTCGAAGACCTGCAATCTCGCGATCGGCGTGTTGCCCATGCTCCCTACGCGGCCGACGGAATCCAGGTCGATGAAGACAGCGGCGGCACGGCGATTAACCTGCAAGTGGGTGGTGCTGGTGCTGGTTTCGATCCAGCTCCCTTACGACCCCATGCGTTGCTTACGTTCGAGCAGCTGAACCATGCATTGCAATGGAGTCCTTCTGGCACGAATAATCGGGATCGAACCGGCGAAGATGTGATGCTCACCAATACGTTGGCATTTGACGTCCGAATCTTCGATCCGATTGCTGCTGTTGGGAGAGACGCAGCGACGAGTTCGCTATCTCTCGCCCCTGGCGACCCGGGCTACGGCGCTGCAGATTTCACGGACGCGATGCAAGGTGCTTTTGTCGATTTGAATTGGAGTCGTACATCCCCTACTGCAGGGACAGACTATTACAACCAAACGTTCCAGAATTTCCCCAACACCAAGTCACAACTTAATAACGTCACGATCTACGGGGGAAATAGTTCGTCAATTTTTGGTTCAACCACCCCTACGACGAAGGCAATCCTCAATTCAAGCTTCTTTCTGCAGAATCCAACGATGTTGAGCACGGGTAGCCTCAACTATGCCTACTACGACACATGGCCTTTCTATTACGAAGTCGACGGAGTAGACCAGAACGGAGACGGTGTCATTGACGAGGGTACCAACGGCTTCGATGACGACGGGGACGACATTGTTGATGAACATTTCGCTAGCGACCTGAATGATGACGGCGACACCAGTGACGCTGGCGAAGAAAGCGAACTGGAAACAGAGCCACCTTATTCCAAGGCTCTCCGAGCCGTTTCGGTCACGGTTCGAGTGATCGAAGAAGGTACCCGTCAGGTGCGCCAAGATACCATCGTGGCAGACTTCCTACCGGAGTAA
- a CDS encoding NAD-dependent epimerase/dehydratase family protein: MAISLITGGAGFIGSHLAEALLGVGNQVIVVDDESTGSKRNIEHLLANPDFRFVHGTVSDRTLVRDLVNQANEVYHLAAAVGVALINKEPIQTIERNIYPTEILLAEVQRRNAEGDEVRMFMASTSEVYGKNPKAVWTEEDDLVFGATTRPRWSYGASKAIDEFLSLAYWHQKKTPVVIGRFFNVVGPRQTGAYGMVLPRFVDAAMAGKSPTVHHDGSQIRCFAHVADVIGAVIQLMRTDAALGEVFNIGSDRPVTILELAKMVIGQVNPELDVQFQSYEEAFNSKFEDISRRVPDLTKIKNCIQYAPQHSLEDIIADVIKHKQT, encoded by the coding sequence ATGGCAATTTCTCTGATCACCGGCGGTGCCGGATTTATTGGTTCGCACCTAGCCGAAGCATTACTGGGTGTTGGCAACCAAGTCATTGTGGTCGACGACGAATCGACCGGGTCGAAACGAAACATCGAGCATCTGCTGGCGAACCCAGATTTTCGGTTTGTCCATGGTACGGTCTCTGACCGGACGCTCGTTCGTGATCTGGTCAACCAAGCCAACGAAGTTTATCACCTGGCTGCTGCCGTTGGGGTAGCCCTGATCAACAAAGAACCTATTCAAACCATCGAACGGAACATCTACCCGACCGAAATTCTCTTGGCCGAGGTCCAGCGGCGCAATGCCGAAGGGGACGAAGTTCGCATGTTTATGGCCAGTACTTCGGAAGTGTATGGCAAGAATCCCAAAGCGGTCTGGACCGAAGAAGACGACCTAGTGTTTGGCGCAACAACCCGTCCTCGCTGGAGTTATGGCGCGTCCAAAGCAATCGACGAGTTCCTTTCGCTTGCTTACTGGCATCAGAAGAAGACGCCTGTGGTCATTGGCCGCTTCTTTAACGTGGTGGGACCGCGACAAACGGGGGCCTACGGGATGGTCCTTCCTCGGTTTGTGGATGCGGCGATGGCCGGTAAGTCCCCCACGGTTCATCACGATGGCAGCCAGATCCGCTGTTTCGCCCACGTGGCCGACGTCATCGGAGCCGTCATTCAATTAATGCGGACTGATGCGGCCTTAGGTGAAGTTTTTAATATTGGCAGCGACCGTCCGGTTACCATTTTGGAATTGGCAAAGATGGTTATTGGCCAGGTAAATCCAGAGTTAGACGTTCAATTTCAATCGTATGAAGAAGCATTTAACTCAAAATTCGAAGATATTTCGCGTCGGGTACCTGATCTGACCAAGATCAAGAATTGCATTCAGTACGCCCCACAGCATTCGCTGGAAGACATTATCGCTGATGTCATCAAGCACAAGCAAACCTAA
- a CDS encoding tetratricopeptide repeat protein, which produces MLSLFSGHSSPSARCVTDGTEPCRRARYFFLAALLLLLICGHSVEGQESSQEAALFFSDVVNYQNAGEFELAADEWKKFVAKFPGDPLAAKAQNYLAVCQLQLKKYADATANFETVLKKYPQADFREEAMLNLASANYAWAQNGNQAKYKDSATRFSALLKEFPKTEFADQAQYFLGESLYLSGQKEQSIAAYEQLVKSYPKSSLAPDALYAKGVTLEELQKYSDAQKVYDQFLTAYSGNSLATEVMMRKGEALLQQSQFADAEKLFEQASQKEGFELADHAIYRLAYCALQRDELMKAGNAYARIPLNFSKSAYAPEATMLAGRCYYRAGRLDDAARWLAAAGRQGGQFEVEAAHWLARVYLQQGKAAEAEALAKAILPKAGSHEFLVDLKMDMADALYEQPQRSQESIALYERIAKDHPDTPEAPQALYNAAFAALETRDFAKASALSDQFAKKYPKDESRLDAMYVGAEAKLQTDKLADAEKALKTLIKEGKSRPEVPRWQLRLALTQYLLNKFADVEKTIASVQSSLKDADLLAQANYLVGASAFQQSQFDKAQKALEASGKASTSWAQADEARLMLARTLHAQGDTSTAIQQAQGILASYPNSQILDQVNFRLGEFLFAANRFDDAAAAYAQVLSQAPGSSLVPHALYGQAWAYLKQPDAGKAEQAFSELIAKHTGHELIVDAHTGRAISRRSEGKFKEAIDDLNQVISKSKDDTQKLEAEYLKGVSLVDAKNPAEAEKVFTAIHQQSPQFASDDKVLYELAWAQRAQGKGDAANASFQQLAKAHPQSPLAAEAMYHVGESYYAKDNFAESETWYASSANQAKAPEIGEKALYKQSWAQYQQGKTKEALDGFGSQITKFPNGPLASDAIFMQGECFNKDKQFDAALDSYGRVDPKRLSSDEMRSLLMLHAGQSASQQKLWAEAKKWFTQLVDQLPNSPLLGETYYELGWASYNEKKTPEAINYFDKAAEESRGLAGARARFMLGEIYFEQKKYDDALGQFKRVVYGFGGEKSLDSVKPWQAKCAYEIGRCNEVQIRQAAPADKAAFVEEAKKFYTLVAQRFPQASEAKLAQARLEALAQL; this is translated from the coding sequence ATGCTGTCTCTGTTTTCGGGTCATAGCTCCCCTAGCGCACGATGCGTCACCGATGGGACCGAGCCCTGCCGACGAGCACGTTACTTTTTCTTAGCTGCTTTACTGCTTCTGTTGATTTGCGGGCATTCCGTAGAGGGACAAGAGTCTTCGCAAGAGGCAGCTCTGTTTTTCTCGGATGTCGTGAACTATCAGAACGCAGGCGAGTTTGAACTGGCGGCAGACGAATGGAAAAAGTTCGTCGCAAAGTTCCCCGGAGACCCACTCGCAGCCAAGGCGCAAAACTATCTGGCCGTGTGTCAGTTGCAGCTGAAGAAGTACGCTGACGCGACCGCCAATTTTGAGACCGTTTTAAAGAAGTATCCCCAGGCCGATTTCCGTGAAGAAGCGATGCTGAACCTCGCTTCGGCGAACTATGCCTGGGCTCAGAATGGGAACCAAGCCAAATATAAAGATTCCGCAACACGTTTTTCGGCTCTGCTGAAAGAATTCCCCAAGACCGAGTTTGCCGATCAGGCTCAATATTTTCTGGGTGAGTCGCTTTATCTCTCCGGGCAAAAAGAACAATCGATCGCTGCCTACGAGCAACTGGTCAAGTCGTATCCCAAAAGTTCGCTCGCTCCCGATGCTTTGTATGCCAAAGGGGTAACGCTCGAAGAGTTGCAGAAATATTCGGATGCGCAAAAGGTCTACGACCAATTCCTGACGGCTTATTCGGGCAATTCCCTGGCAACCGAAGTAATGATGCGAAAGGGGGAAGCCCTGCTGCAGCAAAGCCAATTCGCCGACGCGGAAAAACTTTTCGAGCAAGCTTCTCAGAAGGAAGGCTTTGAACTAGCCGATCATGCGATCTATCGCTTGGCTTATTGTGCCCTGCAGCGGGATGAATTGATGAAGGCCGGCAATGCCTATGCTCGAATTCCGTTGAATTTTTCCAAATCTGCCTATGCTCCGGAAGCAACGATGCTCGCCGGACGTTGTTACTACCGAGCAGGACGACTCGACGATGCCGCACGCTGGTTAGCAGCCGCCGGACGCCAAGGTGGTCAATTCGAAGTGGAAGCGGCGCACTGGTTGGCCCGCGTTTACTTGCAACAAGGGAAAGCGGCCGAAGCTGAAGCACTCGCCAAGGCCATACTGCCGAAAGCAGGTAGCCATGAATTTCTAGTCGATCTAAAGATGGACATGGCAGACGCACTCTACGAGCAACCGCAACGTAGTCAAGAGTCGATTGCCCTCTACGAACGCATTGCCAAAGATCATCCTGACACGCCAGAGGCGCCTCAAGCACTCTACAACGCAGCGTTTGCCGCACTAGAGACTCGTGACTTCGCTAAGGCATCGGCCCTTTCCGATCAGTTTGCGAAGAAGTACCCCAAAGATGAATCTCGCCTCGATGCCATGTATGTCGGGGCGGAAGCAAAGCTGCAAACTGATAAGCTGGCCGATGCCGAGAAGGCCTTGAAGACGCTGATCAAAGAAGGGAAATCTCGTCCAGAGGTTCCACGTTGGCAATTGCGACTTGCGTTGACTCAGTATCTGCTCAACAAGTTTGCCGATGTCGAAAAGACGATCGCATCGGTTCAGTCCTCTCTCAAAGATGCGGACCTTCTGGCCCAGGCGAATTACTTGGTCGGGGCAAGTGCGTTTCAGCAGAGCCAATTCGACAAGGCTCAAAAGGCCCTCGAGGCCTCCGGCAAAGCTTCCACAAGTTGGGCTCAGGCCGACGAGGCTCGTTTGATGTTGGCCAGGACTTTGCATGCCCAGGGAGACACGTCGACAGCGATTCAGCAAGCTCAAGGAATCCTTGCGAGCTACCCCAACAGTCAGATCCTCGATCAGGTCAACTTCCGGTTGGGTGAATTTCTGTTCGCTGCCAATCGTTTCGACGATGCTGCGGCGGCATATGCTCAAGTGCTGTCTCAGGCACCTGGGTCTTCACTGGTGCCCCACGCTTTATATGGGCAAGCATGGGCCTATCTGAAGCAGCCTGACGCCGGCAAAGCGGAGCAAGCGTTTAGCGAGTTGATCGCCAAGCATACCGGACACGAACTGATCGTCGATGCCCATACCGGGCGGGCCATCTCGCGTCGCTCGGAAGGTAAATTCAAGGAAGCGATCGACGACTTAAACCAGGTCATCAGCAAGAGCAAAGACGACACGCAAAAGTTGGAAGCGGAGTACTTGAAAGGGGTCAGTCTGGTCGATGCGAAGAATCCGGCCGAGGCGGAAAAGGTATTCACAGCGATACATCAGCAAAGCCCCCAATTTGCCAGCGACGATAAGGTTCTTTATGAATTGGCCTGGGCTCAACGTGCTCAAGGTAAAGGAGACGCGGCCAATGCCAGCTTCCAGCAACTCGCCAAGGCCCATCCTCAAAGCCCACTCGCTGCCGAGGCCATGTATCATGTAGGCGAATCGTACTATGCGAAGGATAATTTCGCCGAATCCGAAACGTGGTACGCCTCGTCTGCCAATCAGGCCAAGGCCCCTGAAATCGGTGAAAAAGCGTTGTACAAGCAGTCTTGGGCCCAGTATCAGCAGGGCAAGACGAAAGAGGCCTTGGATGGGTTCGGTAGTCAAATCACGAAGTTTCCGAACGGTCCTCTGGCGTCCGATGCGATTTTCATGCAAGGCGAATGCTTCAATAAAGATAAGCAGTTCGACGCCGCACTCGACTCATACGGTCGCGTCGATCCCAAGCGGCTTTCCAGCGATGAAATGCGATCACTCTTGATGTTGCACGCCGGCCAATCGGCGAGTCAGCAGAAGTTGTGGGCGGAAGCCAAGAAGTGGTTCACCCAATTGGTAGACCAACTGCCAAACTCACCGCTTTTGGGCGAAACCTACTACGAACTAGGCTGGGCCAGTTACAACGAAAAGAAGACTCCCGAGGCGATCAACTACTTCGATAAAGCCGCGGAAGAGTCGCGAGGATTGGCCGGTGCTCGGGCCCGGTTTATGCTGGGCGAAATCTACTTTGAGCAAAAGAAGTATGATGATGCACTGGGCCAATTCAAACGCGTGGTCTATGGCTTTGGTGGCGAAAAATCGCTCGATAGCGTCAAGCCATGGCAGGCCAAATGTGCCTATGAAATCGGTCGCTGCAATGAAGTACAAATTCGCCAGGCTGCGCCCGCCGACAAAGCAGCTTTCGTGGAGGAAGCGAAGAAGTTTTACACCCTCGTAGCCCAGCGTTTTCCGCAAGCTTCGGAAGCCAAGCTGGCCCAGGCCCGGCTTGAAGCCTTGGCCCAACTTTAA
- a CDS encoding MotA/TolQ/ExbB proton channel family protein — MSPMARSLFVLLAAMAFTLPVLAQDGDPAGEQPTEEESPALIEQRLAETDSLTLVSLILRGGKMMIPLGVMSVIVVALTLERLFALRKSRVIPYQLQRELAQLRLSEKGLDPREAYRLCKKYPSSLANVIKTMLLRIGRPQSEVEHSVAESTEREADRLYGNVRWIALMGSVAPLLGLMGTVWGIIWTFYKTTQLEIGADRADQLAGGIFVALVTTLGGLTIAIPAVIFAQYFESRIVALFHEMDEILFDLIPGFEHYEGKLRAKHRTYDGPSAPPVKTMEPPNIAAPGGTLDGSQTQALPRSQ; from the coding sequence ATGTCACCCATGGCTCGCTCACTCTTTGTTCTGCTTGCGGCAATGGCCTTTACGCTCCCGGTACTTGCTCAGGATGGCGACCCAGCGGGGGAGCAGCCGACCGAAGAAGAGTCACCGGCACTGATCGAGCAGCGTCTTGCCGAGACCGATTCGCTGACGCTGGTCAGTTTGATCCTGCGTGGCGGCAAGATGATGATTCCGCTGGGGGTCATGTCGGTCATCGTCGTAGCGCTGACGCTCGAACGTCTCTTCGCATTGCGGAAGTCAAGAGTCATCCCCTATCAACTGCAAAGGGAACTTGCACAGCTACGCCTATCGGAAAAGGGGCTCGATCCCCGCGAAGCGTATCGTCTGTGCAAGAAGTACCCTTCTTCTCTAGCGAATGTGATTAAGACGATGCTTTTGCGAATTGGTCGTCCACAGTCCGAAGTAGAACATTCGGTCGCCGAATCAACGGAACGCGAAGCGGATCGCTTGTATGGTAATGTCCGCTGGATCGCTCTGATGGGAAGCGTGGCACCACTGTTGGGGCTGATGGGTACCGTCTGGGGCATTATCTGGACGTTCTATAAGACCACCCAGTTAGAAATTGGTGCTGACCGTGCCGACCAGTTGGCCGGCGGCATCTTTGTGGCGCTAGTTACCACCCTCGGCGGTTTGACGATTGCCATTCCCGCGGTGATCTTTGCCCAGTACTTTGAGAGTCGGATCGTTGCGTTGTTTCACGAAATGGATGAAATCCTGTTCGACTTGATTCCCGGCTTCGAGCACTACGAAGGCAAGCTGCGAGCCAAGCACCGCACTTACGATGGGCCATCCGCACCGCCGGTAAAAACGATGGAGCCACCTAACATTGCGGCCCCCGGCGGAACGTTAGATGGCTCGCAAACGCAAGCATTGCCCAGGTCGCAGTAG
- a CDS encoding ExbD/TolR family protein produces MLDITPLIDIVFLLLIFFMVMTRFDEEDYKLDVVLPTASEAQPLISQPRELFINIDADGRYFVRGDQHSINEIEEILEQTAADNPESSVIIRADKESKIEFSVQVMNACNKAKLSNYSISTASLESN; encoded by the coding sequence ATGTTGGATATTACTCCACTGATCGATATCGTCTTTTTATTGCTGATTTTCTTCATGGTGATGACTCGCTTCGATGAAGAAGACTACAAGCTAGATGTCGTCTTGCCGACGGCCAGTGAAGCGCAGCCGCTGATTTCGCAGCCACGCGAGTTGTTTATCAACATTGATGCCGATGGTCGCTATTTTGTTCGCGGCGACCAGCACTCAATTAATGAAATTGAAGAGATCCTCGAGCAAACAGCCGCCGATAATCCAGAAAGTTCGGTGATTATTCGAGCGGACAAAGAAAGTAAGATCGAGTTCAGTGTGCAAGTGATGAATGCCTGCAACAAGGCCAAGCTTAGCAACTACTCGATAAGCACCGCCTCTCTTGAGTCGAACTAA
- a CDS encoding winged helix-turn-helix domain-containing protein, which produces MSSSTDLHEDTLQKIGETSGQVWAYLSAEGPVTITKLTKEVGEKKDIVLQAVGWLARENKLFFFEKGRNKLIGLIDEHGSPVS; this is translated from the coding sequence ATGTCGAGTTCCACCGATCTCCACGAAGACACCCTGCAGAAAATCGGGGAAACCTCAGGTCAGGTTTGGGCCTATCTATCGGCCGAAGGTCCTGTAACTATCACCAAATTGACCAAAGAGGTTGGCGAGAAGAAGGACATCGTCTTGCAAGCCGTTGGATGGCTGGCACGCGAGAACAAGCTGTTCTTCTTCGAGAAAGGCCGTAACAAACTGATCGGCCTGATTGATGAACATGGTTCGCCAGTGTCGTAG
- a CDS encoding tetratricopeptide repeat protein → MLAVLGGCSTFSQANASHQKIVQARQLTQRGVQAMHRDDWENAEKLLAEAKKNAPYDLQARMHYADTLWMTGKQTEAISELESALALGSDDPDLHARIGRMYLDSDDPTKAHISANRAIECDPKYAPAWQLQGDLALVRRDFNSAKLCYIRAATNSEAANRDVQLRLASTYRQLGQPSQALVCISMVRQAEFGHRLPADVGVEQALAYRDLGRHLDAADCLAELAETNEMTADLLFTWAECEVAAGRLARAEYAANSALQVNPQHASALQLVGRLPVFRQQAQQAMRR, encoded by the coding sequence ATGCTAGCAGTTCTCGGTGGATGCAGTACCTTCAGTCAGGCCAACGCGTCGCACCAAAAAATCGTTCAGGCTCGTCAATTGACGCAGCGTGGTGTTCAAGCAATGCACCGCGACGACTGGGAGAATGCCGAAAAACTTCTGGCCGAAGCCAAGAAGAACGCCCCCTACGATCTTCAGGCGCGGATGCATTACGCCGATACACTTTGGATGACCGGCAAGCAAACCGAAGCGATCTCGGAATTGGAATCGGCCCTTGCGTTGGGAAGTGACGATCCTGATCTGCACGCACGAATCGGACGGATGTATCTCGATTCGGACGACCCGACCAAAGCTCATATTTCCGCGAATAGAGCGATCGAGTGCGATCCCAAGTATGCACCTGCATGGCAGCTTCAAGGAGACCTGGCATTAGTGCGAAGGGATTTCAATTCGGCGAAGCTGTGCTACATTCGCGCTGCTACCAACAGTGAAGCGGCCAACCGCGACGTCCAGTTGCGACTTGCATCGACCTATCGGCAATTGGGACAGCCGAGCCAAGCGCTAGTTTGTATTTCGATGGTCCGACAAGCAGAGTTCGGCCATCGCTTGCCGGCGGATGTGGGAGTCGAGCAGGCCTTGGCTTACCGAGATCTCGGTAGGCATCTTGATGCGGCCGATTGTCTCGCTGAACTGGCCGAGACAAATGAGATGACTGCCGACCTGCTTTTTACCTGGGCCGAGTGTGAAGTCGCCGCCGGCAGGTTGGCTCGCGCCGAGTACGCGGCCAATTCGGCCTTGCAGGTCAATCCGCAACACGCTTCGGCTTTACAGTTAGTCGGACGCCTACCGGTATTTCGACAGCAAGCCCAACAAGCGATGCGGCGATAG
- a CDS encoding phosphatidate phosphatase App1 family protein, with translation MFPDETALSNLKDTERVVLYPSYAYPAPDQSGWILQVHGSVFEAVPENLPRKIMIRVLARLMGATQEQLETSVFKQRILGFTVYQHGGKQIAVKIGDKTYQLRGKSKKNGQFRGTILIPNEDVDTIAMTVGATRHVRYAIHSQFDVATPLEGLVKLIDHHGVSIISDIDDTVKHTQVATRKDMLANTFLHEFATVPGMVPLYQKWQQQGAAFHYVTSSPWQLFEPLSDLFRDQGLPDGSFHMKSVRFRDPTVLQLFIARRWGKRKAIKQLLRTFPDRKFVLVGDSGEKDPETYGVMARKFPDQVVKIFIRDLGGKKSSDQRFAQAFKRVPQEKWQRFTCPSQLQEYDLPTSAQFLPAEANGDGKSLPPP, from the coding sequence ATGTTTCCTGATGAGACTGCCCTCAGCAATTTGAAGGACACCGAGCGCGTTGTGCTCTACCCTTCCTATGCCTATCCGGCTCCTGATCAAAGTGGGTGGATATTACAGGTCCATGGAAGTGTTTTCGAGGCAGTGCCGGAGAACCTTCCCCGCAAGATCATGATCCGTGTTCTGGCGCGTTTGATGGGGGCCACCCAAGAACAACTCGAGACCAGCGTCTTTAAGCAGCGGATCTTAGGCTTCACTGTTTATCAGCACGGTGGCAAGCAGATCGCCGTTAAAATCGGCGACAAAACCTATCAGCTGCGCGGTAAGTCCAAAAAGAATGGCCAGTTCCGCGGAACGATTCTCATTCCCAACGAAGATGTCGATACCATTGCGATGACGGTGGGGGCGACTCGGCATGTCCGCTATGCGATTCATTCCCAGTTCGACGTGGCGACCCCGTTGGAAGGCCTGGTGAAGCTGATCGATCACCATGGGGTCTCGATCATCTCGGACATTGACGACACCGTCAAACATACCCAGGTCGCCACGCGAAAGGATATGCTGGCCAATACCTTTCTGCACGAGTTTGCCACTGTGCCCGGCATGGTCCCTCTATACCAGAAATGGCAGCAGCAAGGAGCCGCATTTCATTACGTCACCAGCAGCCCTTGGCAACTGTTTGAACCACTGTCAGATCTCTTTCGCGATCAAGGTTTGCCGGACGGTTCATTCCATATGAAGAGCGTCCGCTTTCGCGATCCAACGGTACTGCAATTGTTCATCGCACGGCGATGGGGAAAGCGTAAGGCGATCAAGCAATTGCTGCGGACTTTCCCCGATCGCAAATTCGTATTGGTCGGGGATTCCGGAGAAAAAGACCCGGAAACCTACGGTGTGATGGCTCGCAAGTTCCCTGATCAAGTCGTGAAAATTTTCATTCGCGACCTGGGAGGTAAGAAGTCCAGCGATCAGCGTTTTGCCCAAGCATTCAAACGAGTACCGCAAGAGAAGTGGCAGCGATTTACCTGCCCTTCGCAGCTACAAGAGTATGACCTACCGACCTCCGCTCAGTTCTTACCTGCGGAGGCCAATGGTGACGGAAAGTCTTTGCCGCCGCCTTAG
- a CDS encoding cytochrome-c peroxidase: protein MNETLSPIRLAIVAMLRLFLLSILLFALEVPGSLCAQATYFSDVPLGIDWIIVPEDNPMSAEKVELGKQLFFDPRLSGNRSVSCASCHDPHKGWADDRKFSPGAHQELTTRNVPSVVNVGLHRTFFWDGRAASLEEQALAPMANPAEMDMALDELENRLDSIDGYRSQFQAIFADGVTAQNVAKCLATFQRTLVAGETTYDRFRGGHANALEGEIGRGSSIFFGKANCGNCHIAKIYTDHKFHNIGTGLNGTTQDRGLARHSGKSQDVGRFRTPLLRDLALTAPYFHDGSKATLEEVVDFYSEGGGKNPNLDPHIVPLKLTPAEKKALVTFLREGLRSKVYPQIEKPKLPE from the coding sequence ATGAACGAGACGCTCTCGCCTATTCGACTTGCTATTGTGGCCATGCTTCGACTGTTCCTGTTATCGATCTTACTATTCGCTCTCGAAGTGCCTGGTTCGCTTTGCGCGCAAGCGACTTATTTCAGCGATGTACCACTTGGGATCGACTGGATTATCGTTCCAGAAGACAACCCCATGTCCGCTGAGAAGGTTGAGCTAGGAAAGCAACTCTTCTTCGACCCTCGACTTTCAGGCAACCGCTCCGTTAGTTGTGCTAGTTGTCACGACCCGCATAAAGGCTGGGCCGACGACCGGAAATTCTCGCCGGGAGCACACCAAGAACTCACTACGCGAAACGTCCCCAGTGTGGTGAACGTGGGGCTACATCGAACCTTCTTCTGGGACGGTCGCGCCGCTTCGCTGGAAGAGCAAGCTCTGGCTCCCATGGCCAACCCTGCCGAAATGGACATGGCGTTAGATGAACTGGAAAATCGCCTTGATAGTATCGACGGCTACCGATCGCAATTTCAAGCGATCTTTGCTGACGGTGTCACGGCTCAGAATGTGGCTAAGTGTCTGGCCACGTTTCAAAGGACTCTAGTCGCGGGCGAAACCACCTACGATCGCTTTCGCGGTGGCCATGCCAATGCACTCGAAGGAGAAATCGGTCGCGGCAGTAGTATTTTTTTTGGCAAAGCGAACTGCGGCAACTGCCATATCGCCAAGATCTATACCGACCATAAATTCCACAACATCGGCACGGGACTCAACGGCACAACCCAGGATCGTGGCCTAGCCAGGCACTCTGGCAAATCCCAAGACGTCGGCAGGTTTCGAACTCCCTTGCTACGTGACCTGGCTTTAACGGCCCCTTACTTTCACGACGGCAGCAAGGCGACGCTCGAAGAAGTTGTCGACTTCTACAGCGAAGGGGGCGGGAAAAACCCAAACCTCGATCCACATATCGTCCCCCTCAAACTCACACCGGCGGAGAAAAAAGCACTCGTGACGTTCCTCCGGGAAGGACTTCGCAGCAAAGTCTATCCCCAGATCGAGAAGCCGAAGTTGCCGGAGTAA